A window of Sus scrofa isolate TJ Tabasco breed Duroc unplaced genomic scaffold, Sscrofa11.1 Contig740, whole genome shotgun sequence contains these coding sequences:
- the LOC100153366 gene encoding olfactory receptor 11G2-like yields MNISNTPRNSSTITGFILLGFPCSRHGQILLFLLFAGVYLLTLMGNGSIICAVRWDQRLHTPMYILLANFSFLEISYVTSTVPNMLANLLSDNKVISFSGCFLQFYFFFSLGSTECFFLAIMAFDRYLAICRPLLYPTLMTARLCTNLVVSCWVLGFLWFLIPIIIVSQMSFCGSRIIDHFLCDPSPLLALTCKKAPVIELLFSTLSPVPIILFILIMVSYALALRAVLKVPSAAGRRKAFSTCGSHLAVVSLFYGSVLVMYGSPNPEHDAPTQKIVTLFYSVVTPLLNPVIYSLRNKDMKKALQKFLRI; encoded by the coding sequence ATGAACATCTCCAACACCCCCAGAAACTCCAGCACCATCACCGGCTTCATCCTCCTGGGCTTCCCTTGCTCCAGGCACGGACAGATCCTCCTCTTTCTGCTCTTCGCTGGGGTCTACCTCCTGACCCTCATGGGCAATGGTTCTATCATCTGTGCTGTGCGCTGGGATCAGAgactccacacccccatgtacatCCTGCTCGCCAACTTCTCCTTCCTCGAGATCTCCTATGTCACCTCCACTGTCCCAAACATGCTGGCCAACCTCCTCTCTGACAACAAGGTCATCTCCTTCTCTGGATGCTTTCTCCagttctactttttcttctccttgggtTCTACAGAATGCTTTTTCTTGGCGATTATGGCATTTGATCGATACCTTGCCATCTGCCGGCCTCTACTTTACCCCACTCTCATGACTGCACGTCTCTGCACCAATCTTGTGGTCAGCTGCTGGGTACTTGGTTTCCTCTGGTTCTTGATTCCCATCATCATTGTCTCCCAAATGTCCTTCTGTGGATCCAGGATCATTGACCATTTCCTATGTGACCCAAGTCCTCTTCTTGCACTCACTTGCAAAAAAGCTCCTGTGATAGAGCTTCTCTTCTCTACATTAAGTCCTGTGCCTATCATCCTCTTTATCTTAATTATGGTGTCTTATGCTCTGGCCCTTAGAGCTGTGTTGAAAGTCCCTTCAGCAGCTGGACGAAGAAAGgctttctccacctgtggctctcatCTGGCTGTGGTTTCACTGTTCTATGGCTCTGTACTGGTCATGTATGGAAGCCCAAACCCTGAGCATGATGCTCCAACACAGAAAATTGTGactctgttctattctgttgtgACCCCACTTCTTAATCCTGTGATATACAGTCTCAGGAACAAAGATATGAAGAAGGCCCTGCAGAAATTTCTCAGAATatag
- the LOC100154576 gene encoding LOW QUALITY PROTEIN: olfactory receptor 11H6-like (The sequence of the model RefSeq protein was modified relative to this genomic sequence to represent the inferred CDS: inserted 1 base in 1 codon) gives MNVSGVNKVTEFILLSFPCSREVQVLLFVLFFVSYILTLMGNGAIVCAVKLDHRLHTPMYTLLANFSFLELCYVNTTVPNMLRNFLSETKTISFTACFLQFYFFFSMGTTETFLLPLMAFDRYLAICRPLHYPTIMSSHLCMNLVVLCWVTAFLCYPVPIYLITQLPFCGPNTIDHFVCDSGPLLALSCIPAPGIELSCSILSSLIIFITFFFILGSYTLVLRAVLHXPSAAGRRKAFFTCGSHLAVVSLFYGTIMVMYISPTSGHPAGTQKIVTLLYSSVTPLVNPLIYSLRNKDMKAALRKIQMCTKISQSK, from the exons ATGAATGTGTCAGGAGTCAACAAAGTGACTGAATTCATACTCCTGAGTTTTCCCTGCTCTAGAGAGGTTCAGGTCCTCCTCTTTGTGCTGTTCTTTGTGTCCTACATCCTGACACTGATGGGGAACGGGGCCATTGTCTGTGCAGTGAAGCTGGATCACAgactccacacccccatgtacacGCTGTTGGCCAACTTCTCATTCCTAGAGCTCTGTTACGTCAACACCACCGTTCCCAATATGTTAAGGAACTTTCTCTCTGAGACCAAAACCATCTCTTTCACTGCCTGCTTCctgcagttttacttcttcttctctATGGGCACAACTGAGACCTTCTTACTGCCCCTCATGGCTTTTGATCGATACCTGGCCATCTGCCGACCTCTCCACTATCCTACCATCATGAGCAGCCATCTCTGCATGAACTTGGTGGTCCTCTGCTGGGTAACAGCCTTCCTCTGCTATCCAGTCCCTATATATCTTATCACACAACTTCCCTTTTGTGGCCCCAATACCATTGACCACTTTGTCTGTGACTCTGGTCCTTTACTGGCCCTCTCTTGCATCCCTGCTCCTGGAATTGAGCTCTCCTGTTCCATATTGAGCTCTCTTATTATCTTCATCACTTTCTTCTTCATCCTTGGGTCCTACACCCTGGTTCTCAGAGCCGTGTTGC GTCCTTCAGCAGCTGGCAGACGTAAGGCCTTCTTCACCTGTGGTTCCCACCTGGCTGTAGTGTCTCTGTTCTATGGAACTATCATGGTGATGTACATCAGCCCAACCTCTGGACATCCAGCTGGGACACAGAAGATTGTCACCTTGTTGTACTCATCAGTGACCCCACTTGTAAACCCTCTGATCTACAGTCTCCGGAACAAGGACATGAAGGCTGCCTTGAGAAAAATCCAGATGTGCACAAAAATTAGCCAAAGCAAATGA
- the LOC100157808 gene encoding olfactory receptor 11H6-like — MMTSKARNSSHNVSEFILLGFPCRWEIQLFLFSIFFITYILTLLGNMAIVCAVRWDHQLHTPMYILLANFSFLEICYVNSDVPNMLANFLSQTKTISFAQCLLQLYFFFSLGTTECLFLSTMAYDRFLAICRPLHYPTIMTTKFCSSLVAFCWVYGFLWFLIPGILVTQLPFCGPNVIDDFLCDLGPLLALASACVPIPGTVLICGTMSSLLIFATFFYITGSYTLVLKAVIQVPSFAGRKKAFSTCSSHLAVVFLFYGSVMMTYVSPGSGQAEGMQKFTTLFYSVLTPFFNPMIYSLRNKEMKDALKKVLGAS; from the coding sequence ATGATGACCTCTAAGGCCAGAAATTCTTCCCACAATGTGAGTGAGTTCATCCTCTTGGGCTTCCCTTGCCGCTGGGAAATACAGCTCTTcctcttttccatattctttataACTTACATCCTGACCCTCCTTGGAAACATGGCCATCGTGTGTGCAGTGCGTTGGGACCACCAGCTCCATACCCCGATGTACATTCTGCTGGCCAACTTCTCCTTCCTGGAGATCTGCTACGTCAACTCTGATGTACCCAACATGCTGGCCAACTTCCTCTCCCAGACCAAAACCATCTCCTTTGCTCAATGCCTCCTCCAGTTGTACTTCTTCTTCTCACTGGGCACAACAGAATGCTTATTTCTCTCCaccatggcctatgaccggttCCTGGCAATCTGCCGCCCCCTGCACTACCCTACCATCATGACTACTAAGTTCTGTAGCAGCCTGGTCGCCTTTTGCTGGGTGTATGGTTTCCTCTGGTTCCTGATCCCAGGGATACTGGTTACTCAGCTACCATTTTGTGGCCCAAATGTGATTGATGACTTTCTGTGTGACCTGGGACCTCTGCTGGCCCTGGCTTCAGCATGTGTCCCAATCCCAGGGACTGTTCTCATATGTGGCACCATGAGCTCCCTCCTCATTTTTGCCACCTTTTTCTACATTACTGGATCCTACACCCTGGTGCTGAAGGCCGTAATACAGGTGCCCTCATTTGCTGGCCGGAAGAAGGCCTTCTCTACCTGCTCCTCACATCTGGCCGTTGTGTTTCTTTTCTACGGTTCTGTCATGATGACATATGTGAGCCCAGGGTCAGGACAAGCagagggcatgcagaagttcacaaCTTTGTTCTACTCAGTTTTGACTCCTTTTTTCAACCCCATGATCTATAGCCTCcggaataaagaaatgaaagatgccTTGAAGAAAGTTCTAGGAGCTTCCTAA